AAGAGGTTAACTTTGGACTATCGCAGTGCTATGTCTACTCACAAAGTTTTATCCTTTGGCTCAAGGAAATCTGTTAGATGAGCCGCCAAAGTCTCCAATAGCCCGGTATGTATAACGGCCCTTTTTGCCCTAAACCTCTGCGCTGTCGTCTCTAAAAGTTTTCGCCACAGAGACAAGTCATCCAGGGTGGCTTGTTGATGCCAGTATGAATTAAGCTGACGCCCTCGGAAAGGGTCTGATAGGAGTGAAACGAGAAGATTGCCAGTGTGATTGTTCTGAGAGGGCTGCTTGTCGTACACGATCCGCTCGCTCCACTCACTCGCTTTGGAACAAGGTGAATATTGAGTGACTGATACGTAAATGTTGGACTTACCGATCATTCTCCAAATATCCATGTTCAACTCTTCGTTTAGCTCGAACAGGAACGGCACCGCAATCGTGATGCTACCCAGAAATCTTTTCCAAGAGTCCCCTTGTAATCCGACATGCAATATTTCCTTGATGAGTTTCATAAATGGCGATCTGATGCCTTGGTCACTTGACACAATAAAGTTGGTTCTGACAACCTGACCCAGAAGGAAACCAGCACAAGTACTGCTGGCCTCCTCTACGCCAAAAGCACAAGCGGCGTAACTTGCTAGAGTCGCATTCTTCTCATTCGGGAACCTGATGTTACTAAGCGCGTCATCCCCAAGTATCTCCGTACTTAAGTTGAATAAATGTGATGTCAAGCCGATTCTCACGCACTCCTCGTCGAAGAAGCATTTTCCGTCCTCACCGACCTGACTGATGGGAATGATCTCTTTGGGATGCCTTCTCCACACCTGGATTAGAACTTCTGTAACAGTCATGATACCAAGTAGGTAGACCGAATGTTCCTCGCCAATCGATTTGCTGAACGATGCTAGAGCATGTAAAAGATTGCACCATACTTTCGAGAGGGAGACAGGGATAAGAGGAGTACCGGAATTGTCCTTGACCCATTGAATACTGTCCGGATCGTTCAAACCGTGAACACTGCTAAGTGCCTCCATAAACAAGTGTCCCCACTTGCCCAACCTGAATGCAACCCAAGACTTGCCAAATGATGGGATATCCTCCGGCGTCAAACTCACAGCCCGGAAATGTTCCAGGAGCGAAAGCAGCTCGCTCTCCTTTTCGACATCAAAAACGTCGATGGAGTGATAGCCGGTGGCAATTAGGTTATCAAAGTCCCATAAGGTTTGTTtttgggatgaagatgtaagAGAGTCCAGAATGTCCCAAGAATAGGTGAGAAGGGCATCAATACCTCGAACACTGAAAAAGGAATGAAGGATAGGGTAGACAATCTTGTCCCACGTCTGATCCAGTTTCGGACGCCGCTTTTGATCAAGTGTGGGGGTGATGGGTTCATCGGAGATGTCAGACGATGGTAGGCCTGATAACGATGTCATGTCTCTTACAGGGAGATCTTGACTGTGAAAAGCCACTCCAATGTAAGCGTACATGACAGCAGTGGTGGTCATAGCAGTCGTGATAAGCCACTGCAGCTTTTTGGACTTCTCATTGCGCTTCCAGACGTAATGCGCTAGTCGTCTTCCTATAGGACCATTACGTCCAGTAGTGAAATTGCTTTCGGCAAGCGCTTCTTTTAATGCAAGCCAGATGGGCATCTCCACCAGACTCTCAAGCGATTTATCTTGCTCTGGACTATCCATAAAGGGTTTATACGATTTGATGATTCGACCATCGTCAAGATAACAGCTGGTGGAGCCATAAGATAAGTATGCGTGGATGGCGTGATTCCAAGCCGCTCGAGCAAAGGTGGGTCTTATAGAATTGGTGGTGGCCTTCAGAGATCCCTATGGCATCTTTAGTCAAGTTCTTCATCAGTTTAAAGCAATCGGCTCACTTCCATGATGTAATCAATCCTCTTAAAGCTTAGGCCTGATAACATGTAAGCCGAGCCTATGAGCGTCACAATCGCCGCCCAACTGGCGCAAGCTACATGGACCTCTTTATTTTCTCCTACCGTCGACTTGAACCTTGACTCTAGGACAGCCCATGCGGTCtgcttttctccatctttgcgGTAGACTGGGGAGGAGGTCGTAGGCGAAATGTAGGCACTCTTCAAATGGGAGACAACAAAAAATTCCAATTTCTGAACAACAGTTTTCGCCGTCTGCCATGTTTCTTGAGGACCAGATTTGACGTGAGCCATAaatttcatcttcgcttTAGCGAATGCCGCTAAGGCGGCGCCAGCCCGGAAACGTATTTGAacgctgctgttgttgtaTGCCGAAAGGCATGGAGGGAGTAGTTCAGAATAGTATGGGAAAAAGACGGTCGGATAAGTATTGAGAAGATTGGCGACTGCACTGAgtccttcctttttggtACCATTGGGTCCGGGTTTATCTGATGTAGTGCCACTGTTTCGTAGCCTAAAGTCCTCCATCACAGCCTTCACCGCGGCTCTGACAatcttgtccttgaggGGCGAGACACAAGATAAGGGGAGCTTTAGCTGTGTGAGCAAAATGACGCAGAGGAAATATGTCCTCTTGGGATTAGGAGTGGGGAGACGAGGAACGCGAGTGATTCCCAGGACTTGGTCTAGAAGGAGTTGTAAATCGGCTTCGGAAAAACAACAATAAAGCTGAGGGGTATGGAAGACAAAAGCAAGAAAGCGAAGCACAGCAGCACCGACTCCGGATGCTTCGCGGCGATATCGAATCTCAGCTGCAGTATAACCGTGTCTTTCGGCTCTGAATGGTGAACTCCCGTTGTTGCCGGGCGGTGGAGTGGGGGATGGGGTAAAGCGATCGTTGTGATCTCTTGCTAATGGGATAACCTCTCGGAATGGAGAGGACTCGAGACGTTCCATCGCTGGTTCCGACATGGGTAGCTTGCCTAAGAGCCGACAGATATCTCGTTGAATAGCTCGTACCATGGCAGGAGCCTCATCACGGATAGGACCTGAAGTGTTGCGTATGTCCTCCTCTATTTCTGGAGTTATTGTCCCTTCACTATCTGTAGGTATCCGATGGCGAAGCCGAAGAGTAAGGATGTTATAcgcttcttcaagagtCAACAGGTCTTCAGCACCGTTGAGAATGATATCGATGAGTGAACCAGTAGCCAGTGTGCCATCTTGCTCtatctcctcctcctccccctcctcctcctcctcctctgacGCTTCTCCCACCTCGACCCCGTCTGACCCCACAGCACTAGACGACGGCGCACTGTCTTCAGAACTGGGTGGGCCGCTTGACATCCGCCCTGCGCTTTTGACAGCGCGagcctcttctcctccaaccATCGCAACAAGCTCGAATGAGTCCTTTGCAGCTAATGTTGGTCTTTTCCCACTGATGAGTAAACGCGCAGGTTCGCGATTGCTCTGAGTACCTTCCTCAACGGATGCCGCGATTCGAATCTGTTGGGCACGTGATTTTAGTATACTTTTTACAAGGGAGGGCGTCCCTCTCGCCGTCCGACTTCTACGAGAGCCACTATGTGGTGTGACTGGATCCGAAGCAGGGTGCAATTTCAAGCCGACAGGTTGACCAGTAGAAGCAGATGGCAAAATGGAATCGTCGGAATGAAAGTACTTGGTATCGTTACGAGGCGAAAAGATGACAGCTCGTCTATTGAGCGCTGGGGTAAAGATTCGATGAGTTGTCTCTAAGTCATTATCATTGTATTGTAACTCACAAAGGGTTCTCGCGGCACCCAGCGGCATAGCTTGTCTGCTTGGGCTCGAATTGGTGGgtaatgaagaagaagggggagTCGACACAAGGCTAGCCCTTCCACCACATGCCCCGTCAGAAAAAGACACGATTTTGTCCTAGAAAGATGTCAGCCCGCGACATAATTTTTCAAATGGATCCTTACCATAATGTATGTTATCGGATCGAGGATCAAAAGCGCGCAGGGATCTTTGGAGGTAGTTCAGAAAGGACTAGAACAACGAGTGAGAGATCGAAGAGATTCCAAAGACCGCGAGGGCGGACGGGACAGCGGATACCACTGTAGGATGACTAAATTGATGGGTTAAATGGCGGCAGCAGACTACGGGTATCTatgggaggatggagagcaTATGAAAAGGGCGCGCGGGAAGTGCACGACGATTAAAATCGGATGGACGGACGCGTTCAGGGCTGGTGAACATGCCTTCTTCAGGGAAAAACGCGTTCAGGCGCGTGCATATAGATTTAAATACTTTATTAACGGTAACACAACGGTTCTTAATACCTGTATTATTATACTTGTTGACCTGCATATTAGCGTGGTTATCAGCCGCaatcagcagcaacagatGTGATTTTCATCCACCACGCAGCTGCAGTACAAGGGATGCGGAAAGACATGCCATTTTGATTACACAAACACTGTTGGCTTCTTGGTCATTACAGCGCAATCGTCCGTATTTATTAATTCATGATGTTGCAACTGCTTCCTCGTCCCAACCTGACCGAGTCCTTCCCCACTTTCAACTGTTTGTCGCTGCTGCCATTGTCCctcatcatttttatttcCCCTCATTGTCTATATCTTTCCTTCGGCAATCCCTCgtgcttgctcttccttccatttctcctctcctgccAGTTCAACATATAGTGTTATATGTAGTGCCTCCACCAAAGGGCTTGGGTGGTCAAACCTGGTAATGCTAGTAATACTGCGTGGTGATGACTCTCTTTCAATGAGTCGCACAGTACTTTTACAGTCTTTGTAGAGGCCGTCTATGGTCGGCAACCAGTACCAACGATCGCAGCGCATGTCAATGGGTCGTATAGGTGTAAAGAATATTCCGTAGTCAGTATTAATTATACTTGTACAATAGCAATACGACACTTGCAAGTACTGCAttatcctttttccttgtttttttcttttcgcTGGTACGTAGTAGCAGCACCCTACATGATACGTACTGTACTCTTGAGTACTGGTGCTAGGTATCCCCCGCTACGCATAATCCTGATGTTCACATATCTTCACCTGGCCCCTTTGGTCTTTAGCCAATACTTCCACACATTTTCATCCGTCTTCGCCCATTTTTGCATGTTTTTGATGGGCTTCAGATCAAGATCAATGACTTTTAGCGATTCGCTTCCCGATATCAACCGCCAAGTCCCATTCTCTTTTACGGTGCCTCTGATAAATAATGAACAATCTTTGAAAATCGCTGAGAGGGCATACGCGATAATTCTCTCGCGCAAGCTCCAGTTGTTCATTCTTTCACCAGCTTGAGGATCGGAGATGTAAATATCTACAAAGCTGTCTAGCTCCGCAGCAGAGATGTCAGAGATCAGATCGGGATCGAATAGAGGCGAGTTCGGATGCTCCGCCTGGAAGATGGCAGCAAGGGAGGAAATGTCAATCGGATCCAAATTTTGCTGAAGATTTTTGAGTAATGGAAGAGCCACTGACGACTGCAAAGCGTCAAGTGTTATTTGAGTGATATTGGTGACAaaatcatctcttcctATTGGCAGTAAATCCCTTTGTAACTAGGTAGTGAATCAGATCGGTGATCACATCTAGAACGGGGACGTACATCTTCAGGGCTAATTTCTTTACCGCCAATAAACACCTTCCAGTTATTGTTTTTTCCTCGTGAAATTTCCCACATCGTCCAGAGACCATCAACTGCGGTGcgcatcctcatcttgtCCCCTGAGAATAAGTCGAGGGGGTCATAAGGAGGGTCATCCGAGTGGCCTCGAAAATGTTGGTGTAGACGAAACCGAGAAACATGAGATTTGATGGAAACTGACTCTGGAGGCTGTAAATGCCTAGCACATGGCAGAAAACCCCATTTCGGCTTCCCAGGGAGAACATCAGCACGCgaaaggaggaggtcaCCAGGAACCGGGTAACGCACTTTGATTTCGATGGCTACTGCAATAGCTCCGTTGGCATCTTCGCTAGATGTCAAATCCTCCAAGAGCACTCCTGTCCGATTCCCCTTCGCTGTCAGATCTGTGGCCAGTTTTCTTCGGGCTGGCCTGACAACATCAGCCATAGCAAGCAACTCATTGTACCACCACTCCTCCAAGATCACCTCGCTAAACGTAGTCAACAATTGCCATGGAAGCAATTGAGGTAGAATGTTCCGTCGCCATCGGTCACACGCGTCATTTTCTTCTGCCTGGACTAACGGTTCTGTGGTCGCTGAAGGTTTTCGTACACGCAATGCTCTTGTAGCATACGCTTCAGATCGACCCCGATAAGAGAACACAATATGGGCGCCCCCTTCGGCAATGTATGTCCAATCTGATGGCTGAGTGTCTGCGCAGGGATCTGGAGAGGCTGCAGGTCGGTGATAAGCGCCATCCTTCATGGGCGCTGTCCGATTGTTGAGAAAAAAACAGAAGCCCCTAGTCTATCGACTATTACGGTAAATTGGTATGGTTCAACAGTGATAAAGGCGGTCGAAAGCGGTAGCCAAATAATTAAGTATTAATATAGCGTAATACGTACGACAACAGACAAGTTGCTTGTGCGTGCCTTATTAATGATACTCGGTGCTAATATTTTTATACACAAGAAGGCAAAGTGTAAATTAGTAGATATTTTATTGTTATGACCAACAATGATACAAATGTGTACGTATCTATCAAGAGTTTGCGTTTTATCCTGAATAATTTGAGCAATCGCCGATCCGTACGATAGGATCCTCGAAC
Above is a window of Cryptococcus tetragattii IND107 chromosome 1, whole genome shotgun sequence DNA encoding:
- a CDS encoding inositol-pentakisphosphate 2-kinase yields the protein MKDGAYHRPAASPDPCADTQPSDWTYIAEGGAHIVFSYRGRSEAYATRALRVRKPSATTEPLVQAEENDACDRWRRNILPQLLPWQLLTTFSEVILEEWWYNELLAMADVVRPARRKLATDLTAKGNRTGVLLEDLTSSEDANGAIAVAIEIKPKWGFLPCARHLQPPESVSIKSHVSRFRLHQHFRGHSDDPPYDPLDLFSGDKMRMRTAVDGLWTMWEISRGKNNNWKVFIGGKEISPEDLQRDLLPIGRDDFVTNITQITLDALQSSVALPLLKNLQQNLDPIDISSLAAIFQAEHPNSPLFDPDLISDISAAELDSFVDIYISDPQAGERMNNWSLRERIIAYALSAIFKDCSLFIRGTVKENGTWRLISGSESLKVIDLDLKPIKNMQKWAKTDENVWKYWLKTKGAR